The segment GTTGCGGTTGGCGATCGCTACGAGTTCCATACCTGGAACTGAGTTGATGATTTGATTGGCAATCCCGCGTCCCATGAATCCTGAGCCGATCATGCCCACACGGATTGGCTTTCCTGCTTCTGCTCTTGCTTTTAGTGCGCTGTCTATTATGATCATGCCTATACTC is part of the Gloeocapsopsis sp. IPPAS B-1203 genome and harbors:
- a CDS encoding Gfo/Idh/MocA family oxidoreductase, yielding MIIIDSALKARAEAGKPIRVGMIGSGFMGRGIANQIINSVPGMELVAIANRNVEKAQRAYNEAGIDNVQFVNSTTQLEDAIASNNYAITD